gtcagtccaattccgacttatgtttcgatcacatagttctgtgtctacactgtcccaactagtttaacaaaaaaagtgtgatgtgccaaaataattatggtagtgatatgcccgaatatcgtagtgatatgacatcgtcatgtctatataatatgggcacatcatatttagtttgatagtatagacagagcttaaggattgtatttaaaaaatgttttcttacattttgaaaataagtatttatttgtttataagcccaattttccagtcttaattttacattttgaaaaaaaaagtattttatttgttgataagcccaattgtgcagtcttattttacattttgaacgaaagtatttatttgttgataagcccaattttgcagtcttattttacattttaaacgaaattatttatttgttgataagccgaattttccagttGAATAACAATGACCCCTTCCAaagtgcttataccatatacattctacatgatattgaccgtgggttctttacgcctctgatgcatttgtttttattgtaccttattattatttgtttaggcctaatcacacccaatttaattaaacagtcagattccgatttcaattgaacgaaagtaggcctagtactgtatttattattcattgataagccaagggtcccatggcgttagccaatatcttgagcatttgactcatgtgtcaacctgtaacacaaatcattcttcaaaatctaaagaaagaacctcacacgtcttttttgtgagtgatacactatggatatgcccacggaaataatatgtggacattgcaaacaatcataggcctacagtaacaaacataacatggctaataagcataacattcagacttgtttgttttctagtggatttttatttactttagcatgtagaataaaactagtaacagtggctatattaataattatactgattatccttgatgttatcgcgtctaataataaaatattttgttgttgataagcccaatttttcagccttgattttacattttgaacgaaagtatttatttgttgaaaagcccaattttgcagtcttaataatgacccttccacagtgcattttacatgatattgaccgagggtttttacgcctctatagccactgatcaataccataattaatgtacttttttaaatgaatattgaaatgtttcaacatacccaattaaaaaaaacggtaagtttcgagttcaatcttttgattagagaggttggagtttcattttgaacgatatttatttgattgataagccaaatttctagtcctaatgatttgagattcaacgggttttgctttcaattgtataataatataattatatatgtatatatatatatatatatatatatatatatatatatatatatatataaaataacagcagaaaacttggttacttcattgttttaatcactacaaatttgtttcgtacgaccagcatgtagctggccgcactcttcaggtgaaatataaaacataacatatgttttatatttcacctgaagagtgcggccagctacatgctggtcgtacaaaacaaatttgtagtgattaaaacaatgaagtaaccaagttttctgctgttattttatttattattttatgctctaccttggtattgagcactctatccaaacggtctgaaaatttcaacctgagtatatatatatatatatatatatatatatatatatatatatatatatatatatatatatatatatatataaacacattaggcaatgaacattaattctaaaccgcccggtgatatactgaaatttaattaattaatttgaaacgataaagatgaggaaatctgtgagaatgagaaaaagtcgccccaaccgagactcgaactcggaccgcctgcttgatatgcagatgtcctaaccattagaccactggggctttcatggtattgttcaaactcgattggatagcgactctttaacattctcggcgtggtacggcggaacagcactagtcctcagttgtacacacgcgcaccagagatcaaattgatacgccctcatctttcagtatttttatacacgaggcgggatctccgaagagatacttttatatatataaacacattaggcaatgaacattaattctaaaccgcccggtgatatactgaaatttaattaattaatttgaaacgataaagatgaggaaatctgtgagaatgagaaaaagtcgccccaaccgagactcgaactcggaccgcctgcttgatatgcagatgtcctaaccattagaccactggggctttcatggtattgttcaaactcgattggatagcgactctttaacattctcggcgtggtacggcggaacagcactagtcttcagttgtacgcacgcgcaccagagatcaaattgatacgccctcatctttcagtatttttataaacgaggcgggatctccgaagagatacttttatatatataaacacattaggcaatgaacattaattctaaaccgcccggtgatatactgaaatttaattaattaatttgaaacgataaagatgaggaaatctgtgagaatgagaaaaattcgcccaaaccgagactcgaactcggaccgcctgcttgatatgcagatgtcctaaccattagaccactggggctttcatggtattgttcaaactcgattggatagcgactctttaacattctcggcgtggtacggcggaacagcactagtcctcagttgtacgcacgcgcaccagagatcaaattgatacgccctcatctttcagtatttttatacacgaggcgggatctccgaagagatacttttatatatacagtataaacacattaggcaatgaacattaattctaaaccgcccggtgatatactgaaatttaattaattaatttgaaacgataaagatgaggaaatctgtgagaatgagaaaaagtcgccccaaccgagactcgaacccggaccgcctgcttgatatgcagatgtcctaaccattagaccactggggctttcatggtattgttcaaactcgattggatagcgactctttaacattctcgtcgtggtacggcggaacagcactagtcctcagttgtacgcacgcgaacccgagatcaaattgatacgccctcatctttcagtatttttatacacgaggcgggatctccgaagagatacttttatatatacagtataaacacattaggcaatgaacattaattctaaaccgcccggtgatatactgaaatttaattaattaatttgaaacgataaagatgaggaaatctgtgagaatgagaaaaagtcgccccattaaatataatattaagtataattatgaattcaccaacactttcaggcccaaTAACAATCATCCCGGGCCCGAGTTTTTGTAGACcggacttccatgcacagccacatgttaaggaatatgaatctctttatgattttaatatggttcgaaatgatattacacaacaacgattagacagcaactgtgcaagagtccaactaataaaatcggaatgatcaattaattgaacatttacagcataaggcccattacactaggacgataacgattgacgataaatagacaaatgtgcatttttaatacataaaccaaaataaatataaacaattcctttgatgaaaattatattttcacacgtccaatcaaatgacgtcatgattagtaagaccaataatatcgtgacaatacagcgattttattgtttttatttatcatgacgtcatttgattggaatttgaaaaacattatttttatcaaagacagcataaatgattatcctataggtctagaacgaaaacctttctaatttcttttggtttatgtaaagaaaatgcatgctatatatttatcgtccgtcattatcgtcatagtgtaattgggcctttataccaaaaaaataaattgatcacgaagttacatgtcattttcacctatcaccaaaaaactaaccttttcaacactaattaattgttacgaagccaatttatattatatatttcattaaaactgaactttacggtaaatgaagagtaagtatcagttaatatgaataatataactagtaggtctatgaacttgcgtccagacacagaactgtgacattactatcataaatgttgaaaccacttataaaccttttttaaagaaaatataattgtgttaggagaaggctaataaacaaatagataatgtaaaaattattaatggagcaggcgttcctaataatctgctgctgctacctagactgattgttcaccttctgacgataattgattggaccctcccacggcatctgataaccaaaaaaaatttaccaggactgtttcaatgatttaatatctgacggcgtattattataacattggcctagattgacagtcaaaagaaagtcattgtaaatacctccctttatgttgacagagccaaaataaagttttgaccattatcgaatgattatttgacagtgacttattataataccggcctggttgacagcaaaaacgaagttattatttattgaacaagattttacagatttccgtctacatctcatGAGCTCCATTTGTTTATTCATTTGAACGTTTTGATTTTGTATCTGTTGACGAGTTAATTCCATTTGTTGTTTCATCATCAACAACATACTTGATTGCATCTCTTCAGCTTTCTTCTTAGCAGCAGCATCACTCTCcattttcacttttaaaaattccaTGGTACTACTTGCTCTGCTTTGTTTGGCATTTACCTCtctgttaatatataaaaataaaaatatatgtccaaataataatattgtgcaATTCTTTTTCATGTACAATAAACTATGACTGCTCATAATTATTGGTATACTTAGTTTTGGGAAAAAATAGACAACATGATATCATGTACATTATATAGACAGATAGAAATGGTTTTGTCTACGTACTGCTTACCATACATATTGTAGTATGAGATCAAGTTTTAATTACATCATCTCTGTCTACATTTTTGTCTTTGTATTGCTTTACttttattagtaaaaacatgTCAAAAATGGATTAAATATGTCTTCAAGATCAATTTACCTTGATTTAGTCTGAAATGTCTCTAATGAGCGCTTCCTTAGCTCTTCACCTGCAGCTCGTGCTGCGGCTGCATCACTACTCTCTGATCTTATGTTTAAGGCATCTTTCTCCTGACTTGACTTAGCAAATCTTCTATTGCAGCTTCTGTTTCTGATAATGCTGGTGGAGAGATACCAGACCCTCTTATCTCATTACTCAATTTTGCCTTCAACTTGTCCTTTAATAGATTCCATCTATCCCTTACATTTCTTCCATCTAAGTTAAAGTCGAAAGATGGTGAAAGATTGCCTGCAATGTCTTTCCATACTTTTCCGCGTTGCTGCGTTCTTTCTCTGTACTGGAAAGGATCCAATGTAATCATTTCCTTCACTAACTGGTCATCCTTTTATGGAGACCACTTCTTAGTTGGagatattttttttgctaaaataggataaaaaatgtatgtaatatcaatcaataacaCTACAGAATAAAAGTATTCTGTCATTGATGTTGTTATAGCTAAGTATATtatagtaggctaggcctcaaACCAAGTCTAGGGCCTAGGTAAAACCAATGTAGACAGGTCTGGATGAAAAATGACTGGTATGACCTAGCTAGTCTCTAGAGTAGAAGTAGGATGGGTTGCGCCAAAAGCTAACTTTGTGTGTCTTGCTTGGGCCTACTAGCATATAgctagtactgtactactactaggcataggcctagtagAACCTACCTAGGTGGCCTAGCCTACCCTTAGAGGCTAGTCTAATGCTAGCCAGGCTAAACATATATTCAACTTGTATTGCcacaaaaatatataggcctaggctaggctaggcctacctatattttaaaaaaacaattaggcctagcctagctaggcctggcctagtaggggcctaggcctacctacgaGCATGGCATTATGAATAGGAGGTTAAAAAATAGAGGGCCTTcccagcctagctaggcctctaggAGGACCAGGCATAGAATAGGCCGtagtttagttaggcctagtagcctaggcctagatagtatatagctactaggcctaggtgcGGCCTAttctttctaggcctaggctaggcctagtaggctaggcctagcctacttttAGTTTAGGCAGCAAATGGCACTTTATTTTAAGTGATAATTTTATCTATTATTAAATTAGGTCATAAATCAGAAATCGATGCAAACATTATTTAGGATCCCATTATTTAATTGAtgatcattttaaatataaacataaccAAATATACATACTTTGGGCAGCTAATTGAGAagtcattgtttgtgttttttattcGTGCACTGTGAACTGCAAAACAGCAATTTTGCAGTTGTCTTCTACCAGACGACAACTGGTGAAATTACTTACGCAGGCGCAGTGTCGCCAGTGGGCGTGGCTATCACTGTCAATCACTCGTTTGTCTGAGCTcccgtcgtgtttcgtaaactctctaatactgtattatcagcgaaggctttcatatagactctcttctcccagacgtgttttgggtccagcagctacctataaattatagtcgagttttccaaattcacaaactgtcagccttagatactaaagctaccgctatgaaacagcttattaatgaatgtgtccttctgggacatagctggctagagccgcggcgcgaaaaaccCCGGAAATGATTGAATCGGGGAAAAATCTCTGAAAATTCCTATCCGGCCCCGTGGTGGCGACCGAGTGCACAGTACGTTGAATGACATTGAAAAACTCCAAGGTCGAGAGCGACTGGAAATAATACATAACATATTACCATGCGATACCGTGCATGAAACGGGTATTTCGCTACCGTATGATGTGGTATGAcagaaaaataatacaatactaGGCAACTTCTAATATAAGAATATTAACAAAAACTTAACAGTGTgacgtgttgaccgcgaatgactaaaCATACTCCctttcccactacacctgcacaagcccatttgcataacaacacacggcataccaaaccgtGTCGTACAACTACGATGAGATATAaattctcttctaaacacgtaacgaagagaATTACTAAATCTCATCTCAGTCCCCGTTAACCCTATACAAGAaccaacaaaaacaaactaTCTGTTTGAAAAACATTTATTCTGGGCAGGTGCGGCTACACACGCCAACTACCATAACCGTTGCGAGCGAAAAAGTTCGGATTATGGGTAAAACTAaaagaaactttattttaaaccCAAGGTAGAACACAACAAATAcccaataaaaatacaaatagtagCAATTCAGAGCTTCATAGCTCGTGACACAGATAACCTGTTAGAAAGCGAGTCCTTAACGTACATATCCTTTGAGGTAGACGATTTCCATCCCCCTTGGCGAGTGATGCATCTTTCATTGACGGAACCCGTAGAAGCAGCCTCGGTTGCTCCCCCTGCTCTCAAGCTATGGGTGCCCAAAGCTTTGGGATCGTCCACGTATTGTGATAGACCCGCCAGAATCAAATCCCGAGCGGTCGTATAACATATTGCCTTAGCCGTGGGCTTAAGACCGTGACTTTTTGAACGACGAAAACCGCAAATTAAAGGATGGGATGGTGAAGAAACACCGAGAGCGGCAATATAACGTTCAGCCATGGCGACTGGACATGTGGGCTTGCCTGACCTGGCGATAAAGACCGAATGCCCTTCTCGAAACTGGTCGTTTTTCCTTTTGGCTATGAACACGGCCATGTGATCCTTGAAAATTGATATGTCACGCAAACGTAAATTAATTACCTCATCACATCGTAACATCCCAGAGAATGacactaaacaaataaaaagcaGCCTGAGGTCGATGACTGAAGCGCTTAAACTACCCTTGGCAGCGACCAACGTTGAAAGGACCTCTGAAGATATTGGTGCCTTTAGCGACCTGCGCTTTGCAAGCTTACGGCGACTGCCTTCAATGGCCGACTTCAAGAAATTGCTGTCCGTAGGGGGTGAAATACCGGCCAGGTTATGAGCCCATCGTATGCTGTAAATGGCAGAATTGATTGGCGAAACTGATGACGCAGAAAACTTGAGGTGTTCGATGTATAAGGCCAATTCTGTAGGTTTAACCTGAAATACTTGCAGCTTAAACTGCACCGCAAAGACCTTCCATCGCTTCCAACCTCCGCTGTATTTGCTTGTAGTAGACCCGGCCTTTGAAGCCAACACCGACTCTTTGAGTGAAGAGACCAGACCTGAAAGATACTCATTGTTGCTGATGTTACTATCAGCTTCAAACTCGCTCCAGACCCCACTGCTGAGCACGTCTGAAACGAAAAAGGAAACCAGACAGGTAAATTAGGTCAAAGACACGATGCATGCACACCCTCAACTAGACAAACCAACAAAAAGATTTCCCCCTCTCAAGAGGCTATCAACATACGAAACTATATTGAGCTTTAAATAtctccaacctacaaccggaggcgtacaacgtcatcaacagatgacgtcaagaatgaccaagctgcattaacactccgcagtcagttgagaaggatctctgatagagatcgaaacgttcgagtaagtactccgttaacttgtgcttttacaaaaacgaaatttgtcatctatacaaaatcgaagctaaatgaaattctttcaagattTAAGAGAAAAATATGGTCAATAAACCATCAACATCGTACGCAAACAGGAAAATATCGCGAAGAAAATTTCACGGCAGAGAAATCACCGGGTATTCTCCCTTCATTGTAAGCGGTTGGACATTACCCCTCCGAGCCTGAAATTATATCGACCGATTAAATCGTCTAAAGCAGAGGAAATAATAAAACATGCAGAAAGACAGCTTTTACGTGAGAGAATAAGAATCACCACCAACAAAATCACACAGTTAGAAGGCAAAAAGAAAGATTTAAATGAGGAAATCGTATCGCTAATTCCCAACGGAGGGAATACCAATGTATGTAATCACGTAAACAAAGTGTGTGAAGCGGAATTCTTAAAATGCCGATCACGACAACAAAACAAACTGTTGTGGTGGAAAAACAAAGCAGAAAACGCAGCTAGAGATTTACATCAAGAACAGGATTTATCCGGTAAGATCTTAAGAGAAAAATGGGTGGTAAATCTGTCTAGTAAGTTGGTTAGTGAGGACGAAATATCAGCATTACCAAGGGGATTGAACTATGCGGCGAGCCCACGATCCATGCCCATTGACGATCTCATAGTAGCGGCTGAAAAAGCGGCTGATCTCGTCCCCCTGGAAGAACAAGACACCGTTCGCAGTAAAATTGTAGCTATTGTAAAATCTACCACTCTACCACCTTCAAATTTAACCCCCAAAGAACGAAAGGCCATAAACAACTTGAAGAAAGATAAATCTATTCTTATTCTCCCAGCGGATAAAGGTAGATCTACTGTCATCCTAAATACTAATGATTACAAAGATAAAGTGGGAACCATGGTGAGCGACACTAATGTTTACGAACTGCTAAAACGTAATCCAACACAAAACTATAAACGAAAAGTGGTCAACATCATAGGCAGGTtgttcaaagaaaaaaaaatcaactacAGAGAGAAAGAATGGCTGTTTCCCACGGCTGAAATTGTACCTAGGTTGTATTGTCTTCCGAAGATACATAAACCAAATTGGCCATTAAGACCTATAGTAGATAACATCAACACCGTTTTTTACACCGTTGCACAATTCCTCACCAAAATCCTGGGTCCGCTTGTCGGAAACACAGAACATCATGTAACTTACTCAGGAGAGTTGGCGAGtgaactaaaataaataatagtcaAACCAAGTGAAACATTTGTCTCGTTTGACGTAGTATCTCTGTTTACAAAAACACCAGTAGAAGAGGCCCTCAAAGTTGTCGAAAATCGCCTAACAACAGATCCGACACTTCTGGATAGAACTAAACTACATGTGACAGACATAAT
This is a stretch of genomic DNA from Antedon mediterranea chromosome 3, ecAntMedi1.1, whole genome shotgun sequence. It encodes these proteins:
- the LOC140044972 gene encoding uncharacterized protein, which translates into the protein FTCLVSFFVSDVLSSGVWSEFEADSNISNNEYLSGLVSSLKESVLASKAGSTTSKYSGGWKRWKVFAVQFKLQVFQVKPTELALYIEHLKFSASSVSPINSAIYSIRWAHNLAGISPPTDSNFLKSAIEGSRRKLAKRRSLKAPISSEVLSTLVAAKGSLSASVIDLRLLFICLVSFSGMLRCDEVINLRLRDISIFKDHMAVFIAKRKNDQFREGHSVFIARSGKPTCPVAMAERYIAALGVSSPSHPLICGFRRSKSHGLKPTAKAICYTTARDLILAGLSQYVDDPKALGTHSLRAGGATEAASTGSVNERCITRQGGWKSSTSKDMYVKDSLSNRLSVSRAMKL